One window from the genome of Thermus sediminis encodes:
- a CDS encoding redox-sensing transcriptional repressor Rex, whose product MKVPSAAISRLITYLRILEELETKGVHRTSSEQLAEEAQVTAFQVRKDLSYFGSYGTRGVGYTVPVLKRELRHILGLNRRWGLGIVGMGRLGSALADYPGFGATFELRGFFDVDPEKIGKPVRGGVIEPMEALPQRVPGRIEVALLAVPREAAQEAADQLVQAGIKGILNFAPVVLEVPKGVAVENVDFLAGLTRLAFFILNPKWGEEMMG is encoded by the coding sequence ATGAAGGTTCCCAGCGCCGCCATTAGCCGCCTCATCACCTACCTGCGCATCCTGGAGGAGCTTGAGACCAAAGGGGTCCACCGCACGAGCTCGGAGCAGTTGGCCGAGGAGGCCCAGGTGACCGCCTTCCAGGTGCGCAAGGACCTCTCCTACTTTGGCTCCTACGGCACCCGGGGGGTGGGGTACACGGTGCCTGTGCTCAAGCGGGAACTGCGCCACATCCTGGGCTTAAACCGCAGGTGGGGCCTCGGCATCGTGGGCATGGGCCGCTTGGGGAGCGCCCTGGCCGACTACCCCGGCTTTGGGGCCACCTTTGAGCTCCGGGGTTTCTTTGACGTGGACCCGGAGAAGATCGGCAAGCCCGTGAGGGGCGGGGTGATTGAGCCCATGGAGGCCCTGCCCCAGAGGGTCCCGGGGCGGATAGAGGTCGCCCTCCTCGCCGTGCCTAGGGAAGCCGCCCAGGAGGCGGCGGACCAGCTGGTGCAGGCCGGGATCAAAGGCATTCTGAACTTCGCCCCGGTGGTCCTCGAGGTGCCCAAGGGGGTGGCGGTGGAGAACGTGGACTTCCTGGCTGGACTTACCCGGCTGGCCTTCTTTATACTGAACCCCAAGTGGGGAGAGGAGATGATGGGATGA
- a CDS encoding SPOR domain-containing protein: MRWFRENWLDALIFLLIALVAAGIVLYLIGINPFARPQAAPPPPPASQPLPVPPQEARPPEPVVTVIPLPQAPLERPQEAPPEPRPQEVSPARPRAEAPPMTPRSGGSYRVAVGAFANPENALRLSRELSQKGYPVRLEAAGNLTRVVVGPYASEPEARQVAEALQAYGAQVYRGQGPPPPAGGSLYLQVGAFQREENALALAGRLREMGLPVVLARDGFYRVRVGPVSPEERESVEARLAALGLTALEVP; the protein is encoded by the coding sequence ATGCGCTGGTTTAGGGAGAACTGGCTGGACGCCCTCATCTTCCTCCTCATCGCCCTGGTGGCCGCGGGCATCGTCCTTTACCTGATCGGCATCAACCCCTTCGCCCGCCCCCAGGCGGCCCCGCCCCCTCCTCCGGCGTCCCAACCCCTCCCTGTCCCCCCCCAGGAGGCTAGGCCTCCCGAGCCCGTGGTCACCGTCATCCCCCTGCCCCAGGCCCCTCTGGAGAGGCCTCAGGAGGCCCCACCGGAGCCCAGGCCCCAAGAGGTCTCCCCCGCTAGGCCACGGGCCGAGGCCCCTCCCATGACGCCCAGGTCCGGCGGGAGCTACCGGGTGGCCGTGGGGGCCTTCGCCAACCCGGAAAACGCCCTGCGGCTTTCCCGGGAGCTCTCCCAGAAAGGGTATCCGGTGCGCCTCGAGGCCGCTGGCAACCTCACCCGGGTGGTGGTGGGCCCTTACGCCAGCGAGCCCGAGGCTCGGCAGGTGGCCGAGGCCCTCCAGGCCTACGGGGCCCAGGTCTACCGGGGGCAGGGCCCCCCCCCTCCTGCTGGGGGAAGCCTGTACCTCCAGGTGGGGGCCTTCCAAAGGGAGGAGAACGCCCTGGCCCTGGCGGGCAGGCTTAGGGAGATGGGGCTTCCGGTGGTCCTGGCGAGGGACGGGTTCTACCGGGTGCGGGTGGGTCCCGTTTCCCCCGAGGAAAGGGAGTCGGTGGAGGCCCGCTTAGCCGCTTTGGGCCTTACGGCCTTGGAGGTGCCATGA